The bacterium HR11 genomic interval AGAGTCAGGCAAGCTTCAGGAAGACGTGGGGACTTGGAACGCTCCATACTCCCGTTGTTTTTTACGTCGGCCGCCGAACGGCCTTCCCGAACGGCCGAATTGCCGAACTCCCGAATTCCCGAATAGGGAAGCAGGGCCCGATTCGCCACTCGCTACTTCGCCATTCGCTACTCGCCATTCGCCATTCGCTATCTCGCCACTCGCCATTCGCACTCATGGGACGGACAGGCCCCGAGGGCCTTCGTAGAGGACGCGAGGCCGGTACAGGCGATTGTTCTCGTGTTGTTCGACGACGTGGGCGACGAGGCCGGCGACCCGGGCGCACAGGAAGATCGGCGTGTACAACGGAATGGGGACCTCCATCAGGTACAGCAGGAAACCGATGGGATAGTCCGTATTGGGATGAATTCCCTTTTCCCGGGCCATGACGGCCTCGACCGTCTGGTAAATCGCATAGAGTTCCCGGCCCTCGGGCCGACGGTCGACCAAGAGCGGGATGAAGTCCCGGAGCAGGAGCGCCCGGGGGTCGTATCGCCGCATGTAGACCCGGTGGCCGAAGCCCATGATACGTTCCTTCCGACGGAGCTTGTCCAGGACATAGGCCTCGGCCCGGGCGGCCCCGCCCTGCTCGTAAATCTCCAAGAGCATCCGGATGGCCGCCTCGTTGGCCCCCCCGTGGAGGGGCCCCTTGAGAGATGCGACGGCCCCGACGACGGCCGCATAGATGTCCGACAGCGTCGAGGCGATGACCCGCGCCGCAAAGGTCGAGTTCGGGAGCTCATGCTCGATGTAGCACGTCAGGATCGTGTCAAAGACCCGGACCGTCAGCTCATCGGGCCGCCGGCCCAGGATCATCCACAGGAAGTTTTCCGAAAAGTCCAAGGCCGGGTCGGGCTCGACGAAGGCCTGGCCCTGGAGGGCCCGGTAGGCGTTGGCGGCGACGATGGGCGCCTTGGCCAGGATACGGAGGCCCTTCCGAAGGTTGGCCTCGCGGGACGTGTCGGCCAAAAACGCCGGGTCCTCATAGCCGGCCAGAAACGAGAGGCCCGTCCGGAGGGCGTCCATCGGGTCCGTCGTCTTGGGAAGCAGGGCCAGCAGGCGGTACATCTCGGGGGGGAGGAACGCCTCCTGCCGGACGGCGGTCCGGAAGGCAGCGGCCTCGTCGGCGTCGGGAAGCTTCTCATAAAAGAGCAAGTAGGCCACGTCCAGATACGGCCGCTTTCGGGCCAGCTCGATGAGGTCGTAGCCCCGGACGACGATTTGCTCGTGCTCGACGTCCAGGTAGGAGATACGGGTCGTCGTGGCGACGACGTTTTCAAGTCCCGGGCTGTAGGGTAAGAGTTCGGTCATGGCCTCCTTCCTTATCAGAGCTGTTCGGGGGGTGAGAAGTGCGATGGAGAGCGGAAAGGGCACCTCCACGAAAGCACGATGTTCAAGTATTCGGGCAGATGGGCATTGGGCAGATGGGCAGTTGGGCAGGTGGCAGGTGGGCAGGTCGGCAGGTCGGCAGATGGGCAGGTGGGCAGGTCGGGAGAGCGTCGATCCCCGGAACACCGGCCGTCATGCCGGTGGCTTCCGGAGAGAGCCCGCCGTCCTGCGGGCGTCCTCCTCATGCACCGCACGTCCTGGCCGGGTCGATCCCCTCTGAACACCGCCCGTCATGGCGGTGTCATCCCCTTTGAGCACCGCCCGTCATGGCGGTGTCCATCCCCTTTGAACACCGCCAGGGATGGCGGTGTCATATCCCCTCCGAACACCGCCCGTCATGGCGGTGTCATCCTTAACAAGCTTGAAAAATCGAGGTCGCCGGGCCACCGTTTTCCCGGATGGGAACCGCATTTCTCCCAACCGAACAGCTCTGTTATCAGAGCCGTTCGTTTCATGAGAATGGCGTCGGAACAGCCCTTCCCATCCCCCGGAAAGCACGATGTTTCAAGCATTCGGCCGATGAGCCGTTGGCAGATAGGCAGGTGGGCAGATGGGCAAGTTGGCAGATAGGCAGGTCGGCCGACCGGCCCATCGGCCGAACTCCCGAACTCCCGGACGGCCGAATCGCCCCGACCCCGCTCTTGCGAGCGGGGCTGGGATAAAAACGGCCCGTCGGCCGGCCGGGTTACTCGTCACTCCGTCACTTCATCACCTTGAGAATCGTGCTTCCCGGAGGACTCGTAGGGGCCTCATTGCCCTACTGCATTACTGCCTATCTTTCCCTGAAGCCGCCAGACGCCGGTCCAGGGCCTCGTAGTCGGCGTATCCGATGAGATCGTACAGCTCGGCCCGGGTCTGCATCCGGTCGAGCCAGTCGACCTGCGTGCCCTTCTCCCGGAGGTCCCGGAGAAAGGCCTCGACGGCCCGGGCGGCGACCCGCAGGGCCGACACGGGGAAGATCACGATCTGATAGCCCCACCGGCGAAACTGCTCGACCGTGATATACGGCGTCTTGCCGAATTCGGTCATGTTGGCCAAGAGGGGACCCGGGACGGCCTCGGCAAAGGTCCGAAATTCGGCCTCCGACGTCAGGGCCTCGGGAAAGATGATGTCCGCCCCGGCTTCCCGGTACAGCCGGGCCCGGCGGATGGCCTCCTCCAGGCCGTGGGTCGCCCGGGCGTCGGTCCGGGCGACGACGAGGAGTTCTTGGCGGGCTTGTACAGCGGCGGCGACCTTCTCGGCCATCGCCTCGGCCGGGATGACCTCTTTCCCTTCGAGATGGCCGCACCGCTTCGGCAGGACCTGGTCCTCGATTTGCACGGCCGCCGCCCCGACGGCCTCGAGTTCCCGGACCGTCCGCAGGACGTTGAGGGCCTCGCCGAACCCCGTGTCGGCATCGACGATGACGGGCAGGCCCGTCGCCCGGACGATCCAGCGGACGGCGTCGGCCAGCTCGTCCAGCGTGAAGAGGCCCAGGTCCGGCAGGCCCAGGCTCGCCGAAAAGGCGGCACCTGAAAAGTACAGAACGCGAAATCCCAGGCGTTGGGCGATACGAGCGACGAGGGCGTTAAAAACGCCGGGCGCCACGAGGACGTCCCCCGTCGCCAGGAGACGCCGCAACTGCCGGGCCGGGTGTTCCATCGGCGGAGACGTCACGAGCCACACCATGGCTCCTCCCCATCGGCCGACCTGCCTATCGGCCCACCCGCCCTCGTTTAATACTTCCGCTCCTGGGGCATAAATCGGGTGATGACGACGGGCTTGGTGTCGAGGCGAATGGTACCGTCGTCCTGCCGGAAGGCCAGCGTGTGCTTCAGCCAGTTGGCGTCGTCCCGCTGGGGATAGTCCTCCCGGTAGTGGGCGCCGCGGCTTTCGGTCCGGAACAGAGCCGAGGCGACGAGGGCCTCCGCACAGTCCAGCAGGAAGCCCAGTTCGAGGGCCTCGACCAGGTCGAGGTTGAAGACCTGGCCCTTGTCCTGGATGCCGGACCGACAGTACCGCTCCCGGAGACCCCGGAGGACGTCCCAGGCGTGCCGCAGGGAGGCTCCCGTGCGAAATACGGAGGCGTCCTCCATCATGACCGTCTGGAGTTCGTCCCGGATCCGGCTGACGGACTCGGTCCCGTTTCCCTGCAGGAAGTGGGCGATCAGATGCTCGGCCACCTCCGTCGGATTCGGCGGCAGGGGCGGCCAATCGGTCTCCTGGACGAAGCGGGCCATGTGCTTGCCGGCCCGACGGCCGAAGACGACGATGTCGACCAGGGAGTTCGTCCCCAGGCGGTTGGCCCCATGGACCGACACGCAGGCGACCTCGCCGGCCGCATACAGCCCCGGCAGGGGCGTGTTTCGGGCGTCGACGACGACCCGGCCGTGGACGTCCGTCGGGATGCCGCCCATGGCATAGTGGGCCGTCGGTTGAATCGGGATGAGGTCCCGCGCCGGGTCGAGGCCCAGGTACGTCCGGACGAATTCGGTGATGTCCGGGAGCTTCTTTTCAAGGACCTCCCGGCCCAGGTGGGTCAGGTCCAAGTGGACGTAGTCCCGGCCGTTCACGCCCCGGCCCTCCCGGATTTCCAAATAGATGGCCCGGGAGACGATGTCCCGGGGCGCCAGGTCCTTGATGGTCGGGGCATAGCGCTCCATGAAGCGTTCGCCGAGGCCATTCCGCAGGACGCCGCCCTCGCCGCGAGCGGCTTCCGACAAGAGGATGCCCATCTTGTAAATGCCCGTCGGGTGAAACTGATAGAACTCCATGTCCTCGAGGGGGATGCCCCGCCGGAAGACGACGGCCATTCCGTCGCCCGTCAGGGATACGGCGTTGCTGGTGACCTTGTAAATGCGGCCGCAACCCCCCGTTGCAAAGAGGACGGCCTTGCTGTGAAAGACCTCCAGGCCGCCCTGCTGGATGTTCCAGGCGACGACGCCGCAAGCCTGGCCGTCGTGGATCAGGACGTCCAGGACGAGGTACTCATTGAAGAACTCAACGTTCCGCTTAATACACTGCTGATAGAGAGTCTGCAGGATCATGTGGCCCGTGCGGTCGGCGGCATAGCACGACCGCATGACGGGCGCCTTGCCGTATTCCCGGGTATGGCCCCCGAAACGGCGCTGGGCGATGCGGCCGTCCGGCGTGCGGTCAAAGGGAAGACCCATCCGCTCCAGCTCGTAGACGGCTTCAATGGCCTCCCGACACAGGATCTCGACGGCATCCTGGTCGGCCAGGTAGTCGCTCCCCTTGACCGTATCGTACATGTGCCATTCCCAATGGTCCTCTTCCATGTTCCCCAGGGCGGCCCCGATGCCCCCCTGGGCCGTTCCCGTGTGAGAACGGGTCGGATACAGCTTGCTGAGGACGGCGACCCGCCCGGCCCCGCTCGCATGAAGGGCCGCACTCAAACCGGCGCCCCCGGCGCCGACGATGACAGCGTCGTAACGGTGATATCGCACCATGGCATGTCCCCTCTCGGGCGTGCGGCCGATGGGCCCTTTGCATTCCCGCCCCGCATCCCGTATTGCCATCCCGCATCAGGCGGTCCAGATGACGACGGACCCGACGACAAAGGCCAGAAAGGCCGCGATATACCCGATCGACTGAAGCGTCATCCGCCAGCCTGGGGCGTGGACGTAGTCGTCGATGATGATGCGCAGGCCGTTGAAACCGTGCAGAAGCGCCAGGGTGAGTAAAAGCCAGTCGTAGACCTGCCAGACGGGGTTCGCCAGACGACGCAGGACAAACTCGCTGTCGATAGTCTCCACGCCGTGCAGGACGTGCATGATGACCAAATGCCCCAGGGCGAGGCCCAGCAGGAGGATGCCGGAAAGCCGCATGAAGTACCAACTGGCCAGTTCCCAGCCGCCGGACCCGGCGGCGAAACGGTCTACACGCTCGGCCATGAGGCCCCTCCGACTTCATGTTCATGAAAAGAGCGGCCGAAGCAGGAAATACACGCCAGGCAGGAAGAGCAAGACAAACAGGAAGAGGACGGCCGCCCACAGGCGCTTGTGATAGACGCTCGGCATGTCGAAAAAGTCGAGCAGGACGATACGAATCCCATTCAGGGCGTGGTACAGGACGGCCGCCGCCAGGGCGACCTCGAAGGGCTTGAACCAGGGTGCCGCATAGACGTTACGAATGAGGCGGGTATACGCCTCCGGGTGAATCCGCACGATGAAGGTATCCACGATGTGCATGAGTAGAAAGAGCAGGATTCCCACGCCGGTCAGCCGGTGGAGGACATACGCCCATTGCCCGACGCCGCCCCGGTAGATCATGGGAACACCTCCGGCCTTCGGGATCGGGACCTGGAATCCAGCACCGCATTATAGCAGGTCCGTTCAAGCCTGAAAATATAGGTCAGGCCGGTCGCCTCTATCCGGTATCCGGAGATGGGAAGGTGGGGCCAACCCATAAGAAGTACCCCCGAACTTGACATTTGGATACACCCTCTGATAGGTTGACATAGCCGTTCGGTTCGTGAGAATGGCGTCGGAACAACCCTTACCATCCCCCGGGAAGCACGATTTTTCAAAGGGACGGAGTGATGGAGTGACGAAGTGACGATGGAAGGATGATCCCGACCGGCCCGTCGGCCCAAGACCGTTGCCCGTTACTTCATCACTCCGTCCCTGCAAAAAACGTCCTTCCCGAAGGGGCGGAAAGGCTGAATTCATACGGGTTTTCACGAACCGAACGGCCCTATTAAGGGAACAGGCTGGGGTTTTGGAGCCACGCATTCCCCCTCGAAGCCAGGACCCGAGACGTCCGAGGTGACGTCGGGGTGTATTTCCCCCAGTGAGGCGGTAGAGCCTCTCTCACCCGCAATTGGTGTATCCGGTCTCGAGTGAGACGGCCGGGGTCCCGAGGGCGCATGGCCATCTTTCACCTCA includes:
- the sdhA gene encoding Succinate dehydrogenase flavoprotein subunit, whose protein sequence is MVRYHRYDAVIVGAGGAGLSAALHASGAGRVAVLSKLYPTRSHTGTAQGGIGAALGNMEEDHWEWHMYDTVKGSDYLADQDAVEILCREAIEAVYELERMGLPFDRTPDGRIAQRRFGGHTREYGKAPVMRSCYAADRTGHMILQTLYQQCIKRNVEFFNEYLVLDVLIHDGQACGVVAWNIQQGGLEVFHSKAVLFATGGCGRIYKVTSNAVSLTGDGMAVVFRRGIPLEDMEFYQFHPTGIYKMGILLSEAARGEGGVLRNGLGERFMERYAPTIKDLAPRDIVSRAIYLEIREGRGVNGRDYVHLDLTHLGREVLEKKLPDITEFVRTYLGLDPARDLIPIQPTAHYAMGGIPTDVHGRVVVDARNTPLPGLYAAGEVACVSVHGANRLGTNSLVDIVVFGRRAGKHMARFVQETDWPPLPPNPTEVAEHLIAHFLQGNGTESVSRIRDELQTVMMEDASVFRTGASLRHAWDVLRGLRERYCRSGIQDKGQVFNLDLVEALELGFLLDCAEALVASALFRTESRGAHYREDYPQRDDANWLKHTLAFRQDDGTIRLDTKPVVITRFMPQERKY
- the sdhC gene encoding Succinate dehydrogenase 2 membrane subunit SdhC, which produces MIYRGGVGQWAYVLHRLTGVGILLFLLMHIVDTFIVRIHPEAYTRLIRNVYAAPWFKPFEVALAAAVLYHALNGIRIVLLDFFDMPSVYHKRLWAAVLFLFVLLFLPGVYFLLRPLFS
- the Dml gene encoding 2,3-dimethylmalate lyase — its product is MVWLVTSPPMEHPARQLRRLLATGDVLVAPGVFNALVARIAQRLGFRVLYFSGAAFSASLGLPDLGLFTLDELADAVRWIVRATGLPVIVDADTGFGEALNVLRTVRELEAVGAAAVQIEDQVLPKRCGHLEGKEVIPAEAMAEKVAAAVQARQELLVVARTDARATHGLEEAIRRARLYREAGADIIFPEALTSEAEFRTFAEAVPGPLLANMTEFGKTPYITVEQFRRWGYQIVIFPVSALRVAARAVEAFLRDLREKGTQVDWLDRMQTRAELYDLIGYADYEALDRRLAASGKDRQ
- the mmgD gene encoding 2-methylcitrate synthase, producing the protein MTELLPYSPGLENVVATTTRISYLDVEHEQIVVRGYDLIELARKRPYLDVAYLLFYEKLPDADEAAAFRTAVRQEAFLPPEMYRLLALLPKTTDPMDALRTGLSFLAGYEDPAFLADTSREANLRKGLRILAKAPIVAANAYRALQGQAFVEPDPALDFSENFLWMILGRRPDELTVRVFDTILTCYIEHELPNSTFAARVIASTLSDIYAAVVGAVASLKGPLHGGANEAAIRMLLEIYEQGGAARAEAYVLDKLRRKERIMGFGHRVYMRRYDPRALLLRDFIPLLVDRRPEGRELYAIYQTVEAVMAREKGIHPNTDYPIGFLLYLMEVPIPLYTPIFLCARVAGLVAHVVEQHENNRLYRPRVLYEGPRGLSVP